In one Corallococcus sp. EGB genomic region, the following are encoded:
- a CDS encoding response regulator translates to MDRDRLAQALLDSFLEELEGHVVSLNRDLLALEQAPARAKELIPGLLRTLHSVKGASRAASASMVENACHRMEEVLEPLIHGRAPTPDLFELCFATVDALDDAGRRLASRQELAGSPLEALLPQLEQAARGAPSQAPQAAPKPAPEAPASGEAPSPREPEPELPVPSQASAEALPVRVSGQKLDALLGRSGELRVAMLRLEGHAESLEALRDEVTGLREAVRGTQSETTLRRVELELARVARMLAQDRRALFQSSTGLDDEVRRARMLPFEEGCTGLERAARDVAHGLGRRVRMEVHGGGLDLDRSLLQSLREPLLHLVRNAVAHGLEAPEERARHGKPEEGRVVLSARLRGSRVEVAVEDDGRGLDLEALRERARTRGLEAPEDDEEAARLVFLPGLSTARKVTAVSGRGVGLDVVRAQVEALRGSVEVAFKAGQGTRFTLDVPLTLSTLRVLLVSVGGQVLALASEGVDRLLRLSPADVREVEGRASWVTPEALVPLASLASVLDLPPGPPRARPPAVVLSAGTAQAALVVDEVIAEQEVLVRSLGSRVKRARHVAAAAVLPDGRMALLLSPASLVRAAGGRPSAQFFPTPKERAVRRRVVLADDSPTTRMLEQSILEGAGYDVTACADGAEAWERLQAGGADALVLDVEMPRMDGFQVTEAVRTSPRFGRLPVVLVTSREKPEDKARGLQAGASAYIVKSAFDPTSLLETLRRLL, encoded by the coding sequence ATGGATCGCGACAGGCTGGCGCAGGCACTGCTGGACTCGTTCCTGGAGGAGCTGGAGGGGCACGTGGTGTCCCTCAACCGGGACCTGCTCGCGCTGGAGCAGGCGCCGGCGCGCGCGAAGGAGCTCATCCCGGGCCTGCTGCGCACGCTGCACAGCGTGAAGGGCGCGTCGCGCGCGGCCAGCGCCAGCATGGTGGAGAACGCCTGCCACCGCATGGAGGAGGTGCTGGAGCCGCTCATCCATGGGCGCGCGCCCACGCCGGACCTCTTCGAGCTGTGCTTCGCCACGGTGGACGCGCTGGACGACGCGGGCCGCCGGCTGGCGTCGCGCCAGGAGCTGGCCGGCTCGCCGCTGGAGGCGCTGCTGCCCCAGCTGGAGCAGGCCGCGCGCGGCGCGCCGTCCCAGGCGCCCCAGGCCGCTCCGAAGCCGGCGCCGGAAGCCCCCGCGTCCGGCGAGGCGCCGTCCCCGCGGGAGCCCGAGCCGGAGCTGCCCGTCCCCTCGCAGGCCAGCGCGGAGGCGCTGCCCGTGCGCGTGTCCGGGCAGAAGCTGGACGCGCTCCTGGGCCGCAGCGGCGAATTGCGCGTGGCGATGCTCCGGCTGGAGGGCCACGCCGAGTCCCTGGAGGCGCTGCGCGACGAGGTGACCGGGCTGCGCGAGGCGGTGCGCGGCACGCAGTCCGAGACGACGCTGCGCCGCGTGGAGCTGGAGCTGGCGCGGGTGGCGCGCATGCTGGCGCAGGACCGCCGCGCGCTGTTCCAGTCCTCCACCGGCCTGGATGATGAGGTGCGCCGCGCGCGCATGCTCCCCTTCGAGGAGGGCTGCACCGGGCTGGAGCGCGCCGCGCGTGACGTGGCGCATGGCCTGGGCCGGCGCGTGCGCATGGAGGTCCACGGCGGCGGGCTGGACCTGGACCGCTCACTGCTGCAGTCCCTGCGCGAGCCCCTGCTGCACCTGGTGCGCAACGCGGTGGCGCACGGCCTGGAGGCGCCGGAGGAGCGCGCGCGCCACGGCAAGCCGGAGGAGGGCCGCGTGGTGCTGTCCGCGCGGCTCCGCGGCAGCCGGGTGGAGGTGGCGGTGGAGGACGACGGGCGCGGCCTGGACCTGGAGGCCCTGCGCGAGCGCGCGCGGACCCGGGGCCTGGAGGCGCCCGAGGACGACGAGGAGGCGGCGCGGCTCGTGTTCCTGCCGGGCCTGTCCACCGCGAGGAAGGTGACGGCGGTGTCCGGCCGGGGCGTGGGGCTGGACGTGGTGCGCGCCCAGGTGGAGGCCCTGCGCGGCAGCGTGGAGGTGGCCTTCAAGGCGGGCCAGGGCACCCGCTTCACGCTGGACGTGCCCCTCACCCTGAGCACCCTGCGCGTGCTGCTGGTGTCCGTGGGCGGGCAGGTGCTGGCGCTCGCCAGCGAGGGCGTGGACCGGCTGTTGCGCCTGTCTCCCGCCGACGTGCGCGAGGTGGAGGGGCGCGCGTCCTGGGTGACGCCGGAGGCGCTGGTGCCGCTGGCGTCGCTCGCGAGCGTGCTGGACCTGCCCCCGGGGCCGCCCAGGGCGCGGCCGCCCGCGGTGGTGCTGTCCGCGGGCACCGCGCAGGCGGCGCTGGTGGTGGACGAGGTCATCGCGGAGCAGGAGGTCCTGGTGCGCTCCCTGGGCAGCCGCGTGAAGCGCGCGCGGCACGTGGCCGCCGCGGCGGTGCTGCCGGATGGGCGCATGGCGCTGCTGCTCAGCCCCGCGTCGCTGGTGCGGGCCGCGGGGGGGCGCCCCTCCGCCCAGTTCTTCCCCACGCCCAAGGAGCGGGCGGTGCGCCGGCGCGTGGTGCTGGCGGACGACTCGCCCACGACGCGCATGCTGGAGCAGAGCATCCTGGAGGGCGCCGGCTACGACGTCACCGCGTGCGCGGACGGCGCGGAGGCCTGGGAGCGGCTCCAGGCCGGCGGCGCGGACGCGCTGGTGCTGGACGTGGAGATGCCGCGCATGGACGGCTTCCAGGTGACGGAGGCCGTGCGGACCTCTCCCCGTTTTGGACGGCTGCCGGTGGTGCTCGTCACGTCGCGGGAGAAGCCCGAGGACAAGGCGCGCGGCCTGCAAGCCGGCGCGAGCGCGTACATCGTGAAGAGCGCGTTTGACCCCACGAGCCTGCTGGAGACGCTGAGGCGATTGCTATGA
- the cheB gene encoding chemotaxis-specific protein-glutamate methyltransferase CheB, whose product MKTEPLRILVAEDSPTARRLLVEILRTDPALTVVGEARDGLEAVELCQRLRPNLVTMDIQMPRMDGLDATRRIMTEVPTPVVVVSTLVERDIQTSMAALRAGALAVLQKPVGPESPDFEAESRRLRDTLKAMAQVKVVRRWPDRAAAPPPPESTPTPGARPPAVLAMAASTGGPAALYRILADLGARETPPPPILVVQHIALGFGSGLATWLGTATKLQVKVAEDGEPLVPGTVYLAPDDKHLGVTQDHRAQVSGAAPIQGFRPSANWLFRAVARAYGQTSLAVVLTGMGQDGLDGIRDLHQAGGRVIAQDEATSVVYGMPAVVVGANLAHEVLPLGQIARRLSSLLQPGGRLP is encoded by the coding sequence ATGAAGACCGAACCGTTGCGCATCCTGGTGGCCGAGGACTCGCCCACGGCCCGGCGACTGCTGGTGGAGATCCTGCGCACCGACCCGGCGCTCACCGTGGTGGGCGAGGCCAGGGACGGCCTGGAGGCGGTGGAGCTGTGCCAGCGGCTGCGGCCGAATCTGGTGACCATGGACATCCAGATGCCGCGCATGGACGGCCTGGACGCCACCCGCCGCATCATGACGGAGGTGCCCACGCCGGTGGTGGTGGTGTCCACGCTGGTGGAGCGCGACATCCAGACGTCCATGGCCGCGCTGAGGGCCGGGGCGCTCGCGGTGCTCCAGAAGCCGGTGGGCCCGGAGTCGCCGGACTTCGAGGCGGAGAGCCGCCGCCTGCGCGACACGCTCAAGGCCATGGCCCAGGTGAAGGTGGTGCGCCGCTGGCCGGACCGCGCCGCCGCGCCGCCGCCGCCGGAGTCCACGCCCACGCCCGGCGCCCGCCCGCCGGCCGTGCTCGCGATGGCGGCGTCCACCGGGGGCCCCGCCGCGCTCTACCGCATCCTGGCCGACCTGGGCGCCCGCGAGACGCCCCCGCCCCCCATCCTGGTGGTGCAGCACATCGCGCTGGGCTTCGGCTCCGGCCTGGCCACGTGGCTGGGCACGGCCACGAAGCTCCAGGTGAAGGTGGCCGAGGACGGCGAGCCGCTGGTCCCCGGCACCGTGTACCTGGCCCCGGACGACAAGCACCTGGGCGTCACCCAGGACCACCGCGCGCAGGTGTCCGGCGCCGCCCCCATCCAGGGCTTCCGCCCATCCGCCAACTGGCTGTTCCGCGCCGTGGCCCGGGCCTACGGGCAGACGTCCCTGGCGGTGGTGCTCACCGGCATGGGCCAGGACGGCCTGGACGGCATCCGCGACCTGCACCAGGCAGGCGGGCGGGTCATCGCCCAGGACGAGGCCACCTCCGTCGTCTACGGCATGCCCGCCGTGGTGGTGGGCGCCAACCTGGCGCACGAGGTCCTGCCGCTCGGGCAGATTGCCCGCAGGCTGTCGTCCCTGCTCCAACCCGGGGGGCGGCTCCCCTGA
- a CDS encoding ATP-binding protein, whose translation MSVPSTAVTYEAVFAAIPDPAYLLDGTGRLVACSAAGARALGHEVGELSGRHWSELGLPHEALTALESARVRVVTLRESATVEAPWPGAQGLRRHALVLTPLGPQTDASPTVLVTARALTEAEAVYSRALELEQAARAEVETAERRRSFLYQAMTTLFTHPPDPQGMYTLLAHLAVPDLADWCLVDALEQGPWVGRAAVACLDPTQQERARGLPMRTEVRDDAPVGLLRVLRTGEPELVPAVTDSLLRAAAAEPAHPAMLEALQARSYMIIPLRARGHTLGAVTFVSSGSGRRYGPDDLALAEDLCLRASLAIDNARLVGESRRAARAREDLLAVVSHDLKNPLGVVQLGAALLLRGTAGKPGGEAVAKQATRINDAAERMSRLISDLLDWGRLEAGHLPLELGEHTAVALATEALEAIRPLAEAKGLHLEADLPTEGLRVKCDRSRVLQVMGNLLGNAVKFTPPGGTLAVKAVRRGGEVSFDVRDTGNGITPDALPHIFDRYWQARDAAARGTGLGLAIAKGLVEAHGGTIRAESILGTGSVFTFTLPVAPHIGLPAAAPQGTADMTRPRDTYEH comes from the coding sequence ATGAGTGTTCCCTCGACTGCCGTCACCTACGAAGCGGTCTTCGCCGCCATCCCCGACCCGGCCTACCTGTTGGACGGGACGGGGCGGCTGGTGGCGTGCAGCGCGGCGGGCGCCCGGGCGCTCGGCCACGAGGTGGGGGAGCTGTCGGGCCGGCACTGGAGCGAGCTGGGGCTGCCGCACGAGGCGCTGACGGCGCTGGAGTCCGCGCGCGTGCGCGTGGTGACGCTGCGCGAGTCCGCCACCGTGGAGGCGCCCTGGCCGGGCGCGCAGGGCCTCCGCCGGCACGCGCTGGTGCTCACGCCGCTGGGCCCGCAGACGGACGCGTCCCCCACGGTGCTGGTGACGGCGCGGGCGCTCACGGAGGCCGAGGCCGTCTATTCGCGCGCGCTGGAGCTGGAGCAGGCCGCGCGCGCGGAGGTGGAGACCGCCGAGCGCCGCCGGTCCTTCCTCTACCAGGCGATGACGACGCTGTTCACCCACCCGCCCGACCCGCAGGGCATGTACACGCTGCTCGCGCACCTGGCGGTGCCGGACCTGGCGGACTGGTGCCTGGTGGACGCGCTGGAGCAGGGCCCGTGGGTGGGCCGCGCGGCGGTGGCGTGCCTGGACCCGACGCAGCAGGAGCGCGCGCGGGGCCTGCCCATGCGCACGGAGGTGCGCGACGACGCGCCCGTGGGCCTGCTGCGAGTGCTGCGCACGGGCGAGCCGGAGCTGGTGCCGGCGGTGACGGACTCGCTGCTGCGCGCGGCCGCGGCGGAGCCCGCGCACCCGGCGATGCTGGAGGCGCTGCAGGCCCGCTCGTACATGATCATCCCGCTGCGCGCGCGCGGCCACACGCTGGGCGCGGTGACGTTCGTGAGCTCCGGCTCCGGGCGGCGCTACGGCCCGGACGACCTGGCGCTGGCGGAGGACCTGTGCCTGCGCGCGAGCCTGGCCATCGACAACGCGCGGCTGGTGGGTGAGTCCCGCAGGGCGGCGCGCGCGCGCGAGGACCTGCTCGCGGTGGTGTCGCACGACCTGAAGAACCCGCTGGGCGTGGTGCAGCTGGGCGCGGCGCTGCTCTTGCGCGGCACGGCGGGCAAGCCGGGCGGCGAGGCGGTGGCGAAGCAGGCCACGCGCATCAACGACGCGGCGGAGCGCATGTCGCGCCTCATCTCCGACCTGTTGGACTGGGGCCGGCTGGAGGCGGGGCACCTGCCGCTGGAGCTGGGCGAGCACACCGCCGTGGCGCTGGCCACGGAGGCGCTGGAGGCCATCCGGCCGCTGGCGGAGGCCAAGGGGCTGCACCTGGAGGCGGACCTGCCCACGGAGGGGCTGCGCGTGAAGTGCGACCGCAGCCGCGTGCTCCAGGTGATGGGCAACCTCCTGGGCAACGCGGTGAAGTTCACGCCCCCGGGCGGCACGCTGGCGGTGAAGGCGGTGAGGCGCGGCGGCGAGGTGTCCTTCGACGTGCGCGACACGGGCAACGGCATCACGCCGGACGCGCTGCCGCACATCTTCGACCGCTACTGGCAGGCGCGCGACGCGGCCGCCCGCGGCACCGGCCTGGGGCTGGCCATCGCCAAGGGCCTGGTGGAGGCGCACGGCGGCACCATCCGCGCGGAGAGCATCCTGGGCACCGGCAGCGTCTTCACCTTCACGCTGCCCGTGGCGCCGCACATCGGCCTCCCCGCCGCCGCCCCGCAGGGCACGGCCGACATGACGCGCCCCCGCGACACCTACGAGCACTGA